In a single window of the Coffea eugenioides isolate CCC68of chromosome 3, Ceug_1.0, whole genome shotgun sequence genome:
- the LOC113765965 gene encoding F-box/kelch-repeat protein At3g23880-like: protein MEDADRKIRKTEEKAGTKLPLVLCEKILLRLDVKALSRFKCVCNGWHDLISSSRFIRRHLDLSIADPEQNHHRVFLIFPLTTIDYRYFGFHVERKYCNKIIDKPLRYPREMSPFYLEIIGSCDGLICLLSGVKDKSIIIWNPSSQELVTSPLPFNHADLGFYWFGRDCMSDGYKLLVSSHRKYHKIYELSPYEGLYDWRKHKDEVIRPTRAFEKRGTYFNGNVYWPCLQNRHIVVSYNLSNAEVRGVPAPDIIRGNASFTLGVFDGSLCAICKPYKNFEIWTMKECSLGQYYWTNLIQLEGFEANSNMLRPLGALRNGDLIVDVDQKTLQRYYFNGNTPRIVKTHNVNHGMLSDAITYVESLVSPIDSIQFGPQQLRMTNEAHGCAR from the coding sequence ATGGAAGACGCCGACAGAAAAATACGAAAGACAGAAGAAAAAGCGGGGACCAAACTTCCACTAGTTCTTTGTGAAAAAATTCTCCTTAGGCTTGATGTCAAGGCTCTTTCTAGATTCAAGTGCGTCTGTAATGGCTGGCATGACCTAATCTCGAGTTCCCGTTTTATCCGCCGTCACCTAGACCTTTCAATAGCAGATCCTGAGCAAAACCATCATCgagttttcttaatttttccATTGACCACTATTGATTACAGATACTTTGGCTTCCATGTTGAGCGAAAATATTGCAATAAAATTATTGACAAACCTCTTCGTTATCCGAGGGAGATGTCCCCGTTTTATCTGGAAATTATAGGATCATGTGATGGATTAATATGTTTGTTGAGTGGAGTTAAGGACAAATCCATTATCATATGGAATCCATCTTCCCAAGAGTTAGTGACTTCACCTTTGCCTTTTAACCATGCTGACCTTGGCTTCTATTGGTTCGGCCGTGACTGCATGTCTGATGGCTACAAATTGCTTGTATCCAGCCATCGCAAGTACCACAAAATCTACGAATTGAGCCCGTATGAAGGTTTGTACGACTGGAGGAAGCACAAGGACGAAGTAATACGTCCAACTCGAGCTTTCGAGAAGAGGGGTACTTATTTCAACGGTAATGTTTATTGGCCATGCTTGCAGAATAGGCACATTGTGGTTTCATACAATTTGTCAAACGCGGAAGTTAGGGGAGTACCAGCACCCGATATCATCAGAGGGAATGCAAGTTTTACCTTGGGGGTTTTTGACGGAAGCCTTTGTGCAATTTGTAAGCCCTATAAGAATTTTGAGATATGGACGATGAAAGAGTGTAGCTTGGGACAATATTATTGGACTAATTTGATTCAGTTAGAAGGATTTGAAGCCAATTCCAATATGTTGAGGCCTTTAGGAGCTCTAAGGAATGGAGATTTAATTGTGGATGTTGATCAAAAGACCTTGCAAAGGTACTATTTCAATGGGAACACTCCAAGAATTGTCAAAACACACAATGTTAACCATGGAATGCTTTCGGATGCTATTACATATGTGGAGAGTTTGGTTTCACCCATTGACAGTATACAATTTGGCCCACAACAATTGCGGATGACGAATGAGGCACATGGCTGTGCTAGATAA
- the LOC113765966 gene encoding F-box protein CPR1-like yields MAKMKHASKRLQREEKRIVKFNFYIPPEVCENILVRVDAKNLCRFKCVCHGWYDLISSSRFTKKQFELLKPDPERNPDRIFMIYPHATIDMNACIGSQKYNEGSNLMNKKVRYPKPSSFGSLRIMGSCDGLVSLMSEYNKNKVILMWNPSTKDLLTLDVPESESVGYGHEFYWFGHNDCSSNNGSYKLVLCLRTTLYNPIYTIYVLNSNSNSNSNSNSSRSLYHWTRTAELQLISQMPYGRRLHGCRGTLLNGIVHWPSYCEVTAYHLSEATVRRIAVPSINHGDGHGWDQCFTLGVFDGCLGAICKPPENKFEIWIMKEYGVGESWTKYAQVEWFTKSKCLRPLGFLKNGEIMVDIDGRTLVRYSNNWKTGKVVISHSHRSNDSDAITYVPSFISPKEIEFK; encoded by the coding sequence ATGGCGAAGATGAAGCATGCATCAAAGAGGCTCcaaagagaggagaaaagaaTTGTCAAGTTTAACTTCTACATTCCTCCAGAAGTATGTGAGAATATTCTCGTCAGGGTGGATGCCAAGAATCTCTGCAGATTCAAGTGCGTCTGCCATGGATGGTATGATCTGATCTCCAGCTCTCGTTTCACCAAGAAACAATTTGAGCTATTAAAACCAGACCCCGAGCGAAACCCTGATCGAATATTCATGATCTACCCACATGCCACCATTGATATGAATGCTTGTATTGGCAGCCAAAAATACAACGAAGGCAGCAATCTGATGAATAAAAAGGTTCGCTATCCAAAGCCGTCTTCGTTCGGTTCTTTGCGAATCATGGGTTCTTGCGATGGCTTAGTATCCTTGATGAGTGAATACAATAAAAACAAGGTTATATTGATGTGGAATCCTTCCACAAAAGATTTACTTACTTTAGATGTGCCTGAATCTGAATCCGTTGGTTATGGTCATGAGTTTTATTGGTTTGGCCACAATGATTGCAGCAGTAATAATGGTAGTTACAAATTAGTTTTATGCCTTCGCACCACTTTGTATAATCCTATTTATACAATATATGTACTCAActcaaactcgaactcgaactcgaactcgaactcgagcagAAGTTTGTACCACTGGACAAGGACTGCCGAACTACAACTAATATCACAAATGCCTTATGGACGGAGATTGCATGGATGTAGGGGCACCTTACTAAACGGCATAGTTCATTGGCCATCATATTGCGAGGTGACTGCTTATCATCTATCAGAAGCCACAGTTAGGAGGATAGCAGTGCCCAGTATCAATCATGGTGATGGTCATGGTTGGGATCAATGCTTTACATTGGGGGTTTTTGATGGATGCCTTGGTGCAATTTGTAAGCCGCCTGAGAATAAATTCGAAATATGGATAATGAAAGAATACGGCGTTGGTGAATCTTGGACTAAGTATGCGCAAGTAGAATGGTTTACGAAATCCAAATGTTTGAGGCCACTAGGGTTTTTGAAGAATGGAGAGATAATGGTGGATATTGATGGCAGGACTTTGGTGAGGTATAGTAATAATTGGAAGACTGGAAAAGTTGTTATATCTCACAGTCACAGGTCTAATGACTCAGATGCAATCACATACGTCCCAAGTTTTATTTCACCGAAGGAAATTGAATTCAAGTAG